A genomic region of Gemmata massiliana contains the following coding sequences:
- a CDS encoding cytochrome c biogenesis protein, whose translation MTPTMPHAPGEHGEPPVRIPSRGPVYYVLRGLKALASLQLTVGLFVLGILLVFFGTLAQLDNGVWTVVDKYFWSTIVMVPFELVHKFLNVFWKEAFPDGQSEWTGAFPLPGGILLGGAMLVNLLAAHAVRFRLTWKRSGIFLIHGGLLFLFVGEFITREYAVEQRMTIETGKSTDFTEDARHVQLVFVDRSAPETERVVAVPQELLRGAKGRVTHPELPVDIEVVGDYMVNSEFTEAAPGAPNPATVGWGQHLIGIKRKEVAGVDTEQKTDTPTVYVKLFKKGTDEALGVHYTSLWLYMMGRSDYVEADGKRYELVLRPKRYYKPYRIHLDQFRFDRYIGTGKPKNYSSDVRVYDQSGGEPVITQRISMNEPLRYAGETFYQQSFDRSEKTTILQVVKNPGWLLPYISCAVVGFGLLLHFGIFLVQFLLRTRAAQTLVSAAPPLAPRTVPVGTRYFPWLMLVAMVIYLLSVFGRMTPKTEPYDLDAFGRIPVVEGGRVKPLDTVARVNLRIVSGREEWEDEAGKKQPAIRWYLDVLSSENPEDRGPAWKHRVIRVDNEQVLSALELRPVEGLRYSLEELVPKFPIIRQRVAAAGKKVDNKQKLDQTETKFKELVERINVVSQIAAESGALSEGRGPLFLPPQEEGGTWTSLGKVRRDIETQMRPQLQSEFPISDEILAKMSEKEKAALSAKLRTRIEELESAALAKNPPAADWVKLLKSYRAKQSDEFNAVVREYRAKHAGNVSDVNPAHDFSERLVYGPFNGVGKLRTEVTFNRFQPFYQCTGLYVIGFVLSIIGFAASAAQKPGAATALRRSGTNVLILALVVHTVALFARMYLMQRVGVFVTNLYSSAVFIGWGCVALCLVLERLFPIGVGNVVAAALGLATCIVAHNLGTQQDTLEMMEAVLDTNFWLATHVTTVTLGYTATFVAGFLGAIYVLCVLGTVVRDSFESRGEPTVGALLAFGTAVVGLVAVPMFFLWFLKVALEKFELVNPILLDGAFGLAAAGGIVYGLMTMLLRVSSSGVDAHGKLLQGQVPQLAQPIVGLALTPESSKILGQMVYGVVAFATLLSFVGTVLGGIWADQSWGRFWGWDPKENGAVLIVLWNSLILHARWAGIVKDRGVAVLAVFGNTITAWSWFGTNQLGIGLHAYGFDSRLADGCFNFWLLQFVVLVCGAVIPRHFWASATRRGAAQKLSVAEVVGTSAPLASDAGTTAHNETAAGANGTVPANSVNGHANGSPNGNGPSHRDKGKKHGKRR comes from the coding sequence ATGACCCCGACCATGCCGCACGCCCCGGGCGAACACGGTGAGCCGCCCGTCCGCATCCCCAGTCGGGGACCGGTGTACTACGTGCTCCGGGGGCTGAAGGCGCTCGCCTCGCTCCAGCTCACGGTCGGGCTCTTCGTGCTGGGCATTCTGCTGGTTTTCTTCGGCACCCTTGCGCAACTTGATAATGGCGTTTGGACCGTCGTCGACAAGTACTTCTGGTCGACGATCGTGATGGTCCCGTTCGAGCTGGTCCACAAGTTCCTGAACGTGTTCTGGAAGGAAGCGTTCCCGGACGGGCAGTCGGAGTGGACGGGGGCGTTCCCGCTACCGGGCGGCATCCTACTCGGCGGGGCGATGCTCGTGAACCTGCTGGCCGCGCACGCGGTGCGGTTCCGGCTCACCTGGAAGCGGTCCGGGATCTTCCTCATTCACGGCGGCCTGCTGTTCCTGTTCGTGGGCGAGTTCATCACGCGCGAGTACGCGGTCGAACAGCGGATGACGATCGAGACCGGGAAGTCGACCGATTTCACCGAGGACGCGCGGCACGTGCAGCTCGTGTTCGTCGACCGCTCGGCACCGGAAACCGAGCGCGTGGTCGCGGTCCCGCAAGAGCTTCTCAGGGGCGCGAAGGGGCGGGTCACCCACCCGGAGCTGCCCGTTGATATCGAGGTCGTCGGCGACTACATGGTGAACTCCGAGTTCACCGAGGCCGCACCGGGGGCACCGAACCCCGCGACGGTGGGGTGGGGCCAGCACCTCATCGGGATCAAGCGGAAAGAGGTCGCGGGCGTCGACACCGAGCAGAAAACGGACACCCCGACCGTTTACGTGAAGCTCTTCAAGAAAGGGACCGACGAGGCGCTCGGGGTCCACTACACGTCCCTCTGGTTGTACATGATGGGGCGGTCCGATTACGTCGAGGCGGACGGGAAGCGGTACGAACTCGTGCTCCGGCCCAAGCGGTACTACAAGCCGTACCGCATCCACCTCGACCAGTTCCGGTTCGACCGCTACATCGGCACCGGCAAGCCGAAGAACTACTCCAGCGACGTGCGGGTCTACGACCAGAGCGGCGGGGAGCCGGTCATCACCCAGCGCATCTCGATGAACGAGCCCCTGCGGTACGCGGGCGAGACGTTCTATCAGCAGAGCTTCGACCGGTCCGAGAAGACGACCATTCTCCAGGTGGTGAAGAACCCGGGCTGGCTGCTGCCGTACATCTCGTGCGCGGTGGTCGGGTTCGGGCTGTTGCTGCACTTCGGGATCTTCCTCGTTCAGTTCCTCCTCCGCACGCGGGCGGCCCAAACCCTCGTTTCGGCGGCCCCCCCACTCGCTCCGAGAACCGTGCCTGTAGGGACGCGGTACTTCCCGTGGCTCATGCTGGTGGCGATGGTGATCTACCTGCTCTCGGTTTTCGGCCGGATGACGCCCAAAACCGAGCCCTACGACCTCGATGCGTTCGGGCGCATCCCGGTCGTCGAGGGCGGGCGGGTGAAGCCGCTCGACACGGTCGCCCGCGTGAACCTGCGCATCGTGAGCGGGCGCGAGGAGTGGGAGGACGAGGCGGGCAAGAAGCAGCCGGCGATCCGCTGGTACCTGGACGTGCTTTCGAGCGAGAACCCGGAAGACCGCGGTCCCGCGTGGAAGCACCGGGTCATTCGCGTCGACAACGAGCAGGTGCTCAGCGCCCTGGAACTGAGGCCCGTGGAGGGGCTGCGGTACTCGCTCGAAGAACTCGTGCCGAAGTTCCCCATCATCCGCCAGCGCGTCGCGGCCGCCGGGAAGAAGGTGGACAACAAGCAGAAGCTCGATCAGACCGAGACCAAGTTCAAGGAACTGGTCGAGCGCATCAACGTGGTGTCCCAGATCGCGGCCGAGAGCGGGGCGCTCTCCGAGGGGCGCGGGCCGCTCTTCCTCCCGCCGCAAGAGGAGGGGGGCACGTGGACCTCGCTGGGCAAGGTGCGGCGCGACATCGAGACGCAGATGCGGCCACAGCTCCAGTCCGAGTTCCCGATCTCGGACGAGATCCTCGCCAAAATGTCGGAGAAAGAGAAGGCCGCGCTCAGTGCGAAACTGAGGACACGGATCGAGGAACTCGAGTCCGCGGCCCTCGCGAAGAACCCGCCCGCCGCGGACTGGGTCAAGCTCCTCAAATCGTACCGGGCGAAGCAGTCCGACGAGTTCAACGCGGTGGTCCGGGAGTACCGGGCGAAGCACGCCGGGAACGTTTCGGACGTGAACCCGGCGCACGACTTCTCCGAGCGCCTGGTTTACGGCCCGTTCAACGGGGTCGGGAAGTTGCGCACCGAGGTCACGTTCAACCGGTTCCAGCCCTTCTACCAGTGTACCGGGCTGTACGTGATCGGGTTCGTGCTGTCGATCATCGGATTCGCGGCGAGCGCGGCCCAGAAGCCGGGCGCGGCGACCGCACTTCGCCGGTCCGGGACGAACGTCCTCATCCTCGCGCTCGTCGTTCACACGGTCGCGCTGTTCGCCCGCATGTACCTCATGCAGCGGGTCGGGGTGTTCGTCACGAACCTGTACTCGTCGGCCGTCTTCATCGGGTGGGGGTGTGTGGCGCTGTGCCTCGTACTGGAGCGTCTGTTCCCGATCGGGGTCGGGAACGTGGTCGCCGCGGCGCTCGGGCTGGCCACGTGCATCGTGGCCCACAACCTCGGCACGCAGCAGGACACGCTGGAGATGATGGAGGCGGTGCTGGACACGAACTTCTGGCTCGCCACGCACGTCACCACCGTGACCCTCGGCTACACGGCCACGTTCGTGGCCGGGTTCCTCGGCGCGATTTATGTTTTGTGTGTGCTGGGCACGGTCGTCCGGGACTCGTTCGAGAGCCGGGGCGAGCCGACGGTCGGGGCGCTGCTCGCGTTCGGGACCGCGGTGGTCGGGCTCGTCGCCGTTCCCATGTTCTTCTTGTGGTTCCTCAAGGTCGCGCTGGAGAAATTCGAACTGGTGAACCCGATCCTGTTGGACGGGGCGTTCGGGCTCGCGGCCGCCGGCGGGATCGTGTACGGCCTGATGACGATGCTCCTGCGGGTGTCGTCGTCGGGCGTGGACGCGCACGGGAAGCTGCTCCAGGGGCAGGTGCCCCAACTGGCCCAACCGATCGTCGGCCTCGCGCTCACGCCCGAGTCCAGTAAGATCCTCGGCCAGATGGTCTACGGCGTGGTGGCGTTCGCGACGCTGCTGAGCTTCGTGGGCACCGTTCTCGGGGGCATCTGGGCGGACCAGTCGTGGGGCCGGTTCTGGGGCTGGGATCCGAAGGAGAACGGGGCCGTTCTCATCGTGCTGTGGAACTCCCTGATCCTGCACGCGCGCTGGGCCGGTATCGTGAAGGACCGCGGCGTCGCGGTGCTCGCGGTGTTCGGCAACACCATCACGGCGTGGAGCTGGTTCGGTACCAACCAGCTCGGCATCGGGCTCCACGCTTACGGGTTCGACAGCCGGCTCGCGGACGGGTGCTTCAACTTCTGGCTGCTCCAGTTCGTCGTTCTGGTGTGCGGGGCCGTGATCCCGCGGCACTTCTGGGCGAGCGCGACCCGTCGGGGCGCGGCGCAGAAACTTTCGGTCGCTGAAGTGGTGGGAACGAGCGCACCACTAGCGTCGGACGCAGGTACTACAGCGCACAATGAAACCGCGGCGGGGGCGAACGGTACGGTGCCCGCGAATTCGGTGAACGGCCACGCCAATGGTTCGCCCAATGGCAACGGGCCGTCGCACCGCGACAAGGGAAAGAAACACGGCAAGCGCCGGTAG